A single window of Thalassoroseus pseudoceratinae DNA harbors:
- a CDS encoding helix-turn-helix transcriptional regulator, which yields MVSELKPSDRLAVDAKDAAALLGISERHFRDLNTAGRVPEPIKLGKSPRWSVVELRAWLAAGGPARERWDVVKKSPSR from the coding sequence ATGGTGAGTGAACTCAAACCCAGTGACCGGCTTGCCGTTGATGCGAAAGACGCTGCCGCCCTTTTAGGAATTTCCGAGCGGCACTTCCGAGACTTGAACACGGCAGGACGGGTTCCGGAGCCGATCAAACTCGGCAAGTCGCCGCGATGGTCAGTTGTCGAGCTCAGGGCATGGCTGGCCGCTGGCGGACCTGCTCGCGAACGGTGGGATGTCGTGAAGAAGTCACCTTCACGGTGA
- a CDS encoding type I restriction-modification system subunit M — protein MNQQNLSSFIWSVADLLRGDYKQSEYGRVILPFTVLRRLDCVLEPTKSAVLKEKEKREAAGLNPEPFLLKKSGLLFYNTSPLDLKKLMGDQDNIAENMFSYIEAFSPAVKDIFECFDFHTQVQRLEKSKLLYLITEKFAGIDLHPDLVSNEQMGHVFEELIRKFAELSNETAGEHFTPREVIRLMVNLLFIEDDDALTKPGIVRSLYDPTAGTGGMLSVAEDHLTGQNPNARLVMYGQELNAESYAICKADMLIKGQDISHIIHGNTLSDDGLPGNHFDYMLSNPPFGVEWKKIQKEIKKEHQQDGYNGRFGPGLPRVSDGSLLFLMHLISKMRPTKDGGSRFGIVLNGSPLFTGNAGSGESEIRRYVLENDLLEAIIGLPTDMFYNTGISTYIWIVTNRKPDHRRGKVQLIDASGLWQKMRKSLGSKRKELGEEHIDEITRLFGDAKEVYVDPETRKKVGPKARAAGSAAVPISRIFRNEDFGYQTITVERPKLNKQGKPMLETKGKRKGQPKPDTKLRDTEDVPLGEDVDAYFQREVLPHVPDAWVDPDKTKIGYEIPFNRHFYVFQPPRELTEIDAELKVVTDRIVHMIGELSQ, from the coding sequence ATGAACCAACAGAACCTTTCGTCCTTCATTTGGTCGGTCGCGGACCTTTTGCGGGGGGATTACAAGCAGTCGGAGTATGGTCGCGTCATCTTGCCGTTTACGGTGCTGCGGCGGTTGGATTGTGTGTTGGAACCGACCAAATCCGCCGTGCTCAAAGAGAAGGAAAAACGCGAAGCGGCGGGGCTGAATCCGGAGCCGTTTCTGCTCAAGAAGTCGGGGCTGTTGTTCTACAACACCTCGCCGTTGGACCTGAAGAAGCTGATGGGCGATCAGGACAATATCGCCGAGAACATGTTCTCCTACATCGAGGCCTTCTCTCCGGCGGTGAAAGACATCTTCGAGTGCTTCGACTTCCACACCCAGGTTCAACGGCTGGAGAAAAGCAAGCTGCTGTATCTGATCACTGAGAAGTTCGCGGGCATCGATCTGCATCCCGACCTCGTCAGCAACGAGCAGATGGGGCACGTCTTCGAGGAACTCATTCGCAAGTTTGCCGAGCTTTCCAACGAGACTGCCGGGGAACACTTCACGCCGCGAGAAGTCATTCGGTTGATGGTCAACCTGCTGTTCATCGAGGATGACGACGCCCTCACTAAACCCGGCATCGTCCGTTCGCTGTACGACCCCACCGCTGGGACAGGCGGGATGTTATCCGTCGCGGAAGATCATCTCACCGGTCAGAACCCGAATGCTCGGCTCGTCATGTACGGTCAGGAACTCAACGCCGAGTCCTACGCCATCTGCAAGGCGGATATGCTGATCAAAGGCCAGGACATCAGCCACATCATCCATGGCAACACGCTGTCCGACGATGGCCTCCCCGGCAACCATTTCGACTACATGCTTTCTAATCCGCCATTCGGGGTGGAGTGGAAGAAAATTCAAAAGGAGATCAAGAAGGAACACCAGCAGGACGGCTACAACGGTCGTTTCGGGCCGGGGTTGCCGCGGGTGAGTGATGGCTCGCTGCTGTTCCTGATGCACCTCATCTCCAAAATGCGACCCACCAAAGACGGCGGCAGTCGCTTCGGGATTGTGCTCAACGGCTCGCCGCTCTTCACCGGCAACGCCGGCAGCGGGGAAAGCGAGATTCGCCGGTACGTGCTGGAGAACGATCTGCTCGAAGCCATCATCGGCTTGCCGACCGACATGTTCTACAACACCGGCATCAGCACCTACATTTGGATCGTCACCAACCGCAAGCCCGATCATCGCCGGGGGAAAGTGCAGTTGATCGACGCCAGCGGCCTGTGGCAGAAGATGCGAAAAAGTCTCGGCAGCAAACGCAAGGAACTCGGTGAGGAGCACATCGACGAAATCACCCGGCTATTCGGTGACGCCAAGGAAGTCTACGTCGATCCCGAAACCCGTAAGAAAGTCGGCCCCAAAGCGCGGGCGGCGGGATCGGCGGCGGTGCCGATCAGTCGCATTTTCCGGAACGAGGATTTTGGATACCAGACCATCACCGTCGAGCGACCCAAGTTGAACAAGCAGGGCAAGCCGATGTTAGAGACGAAGGGCAAACGCAAGGGCCAACCCAAGCCCGACACGAAACTCCGCGACACCGAAGACGTGCCGCTTGGCGAGGATGTGGACGCCTACTTCCAACGGGAAGTCTTGCCGCACGTGCCCGACGCCTGGGTCGACCCCGACAAAACCAAAATCGGCTACGAAATCCCCTTCAACCGGCATTTCTACGTCTTCCAACCGCCCCGCGAGTTAACCGAGATCGACGCCGAACTCAAAGTCGTCACCGATCGCATCGTCCACATGATCGGAGAATTGTCCCAATGA
- a CDS encoding helix-turn-helix domain-containing protein, with protein sequence MELSSFNAYTVTTMPRPENEPGEVRKRVGRNIKTARVAGGWTADQCAEIVGVSRATWFAWENGSRSPDIDRLDAVAAAVGVTAAEIVK encoded by the coding sequence GTGGAACTTTCCTCATTCAATGCCTACACTGTGACGACTATGCCACGCCCTGAGAACGAACCCGGCGAAGTCCGCAAACGAGTCGGACGAAACATTAAGACCGCCCGCGTTGCTGGCGGTTGGACGGCCGATCAATGCGCGGAGATTGTTGGCGTCAGTCGAGCGACTTGGTTCGCATGGGAGAACGGTTCTCGATCGCCGGACATCGATAGACTGGACGCTGTCGCCGCTGCCGTAGGCGTTACCGCTGCGGAAATTGTGAAGTAG
- a CDS encoding TIGR02996 domain-containing protein, translating to MICVRSSYALRGYAAELCGIQIDKTDAETLSFAQAIVDDPSNPLPRLVFADWFDKCGDPRGELIRVEAELAIHKSDLACLATRKANHVPDKDAKWTSEHVKQYLNLIQVVNDLDNRHTALRLQLGYDDQPTKTKKRLITKRCRSCGIAYQDEAELCSDGCDPQHGFVPVLSRPDRLKCRHTWSRVNGVPSWNRLCLHCGKMSR from the coding sequence ATGATTTGCGTTCGTTCGTCCTACGCCCTCCGTGGATATGCCGCTGAACTGTGCGGCATTCAAATCGACAAGACTGATGCCGAAACGCTTAGCTTCGCCCAAGCAATCGTTGACGATCCTTCGAACCCTCTTCCACGTCTTGTGTTCGCTGATTGGTTCGATAAGTGCGGCGACCCACGTGGGGAGTTGATCCGGGTGGAAGCGGAGTTGGCGATTCACAAGTCCGATCTGGCTTGTCTCGCGACTAGAAAGGCTAATCACGTCCCGGATAAGGACGCAAAATGGACGAGTGAGCATGTAAAGCAATACTTAAATCTAATTCAGGTTGTCAACGATTTGGACAATCGCCATACCGCCTTGCGGTTGCAACTCGGGTATGATGATCAGCCAACGAAAACAAAGAAAAGGCTGATAACAAAGCGTTGCCGAAGCTGCGGCATCGCGTACCAAGATGAAGCGGAACTTTGCAGCGACGGGTGCGATCCGCAGCATGGATTCGTGCCAGTCTTAAGCCGCCCCGACCGACTTAAGTGTCGCCACACTTGGAGCAGAGTTAATGGTGTTCCAAGTTGGAATCGTCTTTGCCTACATTGCGGCAAAATGTCCCGATGA
- a CDS encoding ASCH domain-containing protein: MPKKKQTVRVLSIRQPYADLILSGDKPVENRTWQTKHRGRLYIHASRWHSKREQTEAMAAGHPGDGSTQAIIGYVDLTDITESDLLLSFRRGCPDEIRQFADTWDEDQWHHVCGPYCWIFQNPVKIEPIEGVKGKLNLWPYEI; this comes from the coding sequence ATGCCAAAGAAAAAACAGACCGTCAGAGTCCTCTCCATCCGCCAACCGTATGCCGATCTGATCCTCTCCGGTGATAAGCCGGTAGAAAACCGCACTTGGCAAACCAAGCACCGCGGCCGGTTGTACATCCACGCTAGCCGCTGGCACTCCAAACGCGAACAGACCGAAGCAATGGCCGCCGGTCATCCTGGCGACGGCTCGACGCAGGCGATTATTGGCTATGTCGATCTAACCGACATCACCGAATCCGACTTGCTGCTATCCTTCCGTCGCGGCTGTCCCGACGAGATCCGGCAATTCGCGGATACCTGGGACGAGGACCAATGGCACCACGTCTGCGGTCCGTATTGCTGGATTTTCCAAAATCCGGTGAAGATCGAGCCGATTGAAGGTGTTAAAGGCAAGCTGAACCTGTGGCCGTATGAGATCTGA
- a CDS encoding HipA family kinase, translating to MSSGNPADDLAPAWPPTTFVRFEEGLDTSMGTARIVTDAGRAYIKAMGNRQGPHPLACEVVATRLAAWFGLPTLEHSILDIDAEFDEIPYVRGGVAATGPAFVTKAITGHPWGGSEKELVNLVNQCDVGRLVVFDTWVRNCDRHPPDSEARKPNYDNVFLEDLREDDSGKTRLMAIDHTHCFTCGRDLNSGVANIGNVKDERLYGLFPGFRNLVLQEDVEAAIAKLNELNVETVRPIAEDLPNEWEVDDRAKDALIDLIVRRADFVAGIILGLIARQCWPSRLFGNC from the coding sequence GTGAGCTCAGGTAACCCTGCGGATGATTTGGCACCGGCGTGGCCACCTACGACCTTTGTCCGGTTTGAGGAGGGATTAGATACCAGCATGGGGACAGCCCGGATTGTTACTGACGCGGGTCGAGCCTACATTAAGGCGATGGGCAACCGGCAAGGACCGCACCCACTCGCCTGCGAAGTCGTGGCGACTCGGTTGGCAGCTTGGTTCGGCTTGCCGACACTTGAGCATTCGATCCTCGACATCGACGCAGAATTCGACGAGATTCCGTACGTTCGCGGAGGGGTTGCTGCAACTGGGCCTGCATTCGTTACAAAAGCAATAACTGGACATCCATGGGGCGGGTCGGAGAAAGAACTCGTGAACCTTGTAAACCAATGTGACGTTGGACGTTTGGTCGTGTTCGACACGTGGGTGCGGAATTGTGATCGGCACCCTCCCGACTCGGAGGCACGTAAACCGAACTATGACAATGTTTTCCTGGAGGATCTTAGGGAGGATGACTCAGGCAAGACGCGACTGATGGCGATCGACCACACACATTGCTTCACTTGTGGCCGAGATCTGAACAGCGGCGTCGCGAACATCGGAAACGTGAAGGACGAACGTCTTTACGGACTTTTCCCAGGATTCAGAAATTTGGTACTCCAAGAGGATGTTGAAGCCGCGATCGCGAAGCTGAACGAGTTAAATGTGGAAACGGTTAGGCCAATAGCCGAAGACTTACCGAACGAGTGGGAAGTTGACGATAGAGCAAAAGATGCATTAATTGATCTGATTGTCCGGCGAGCTGACTTCGTGGCGGGCATAATCCTGGGACTCATCGCTCGGCAGTGTTGGCCATCTCGGTTGTTCGGCAACTGCTAG
- a CDS encoding DUF1571 domain-containing protein: MNTWKNLRRSAIVGLFVLAATAVWFGWSHGVDQLDAQDKSPMLVVDRGVVQTAATKSPVETHPLTAPLRLAKRSRVAVENLDEYACRFANRDEVKGRIYHHQAAVKFRAQPHSVYMRFEGEHVGREVLYVEGRHDGKLLAREKRGLAALVGTVMLKPESSQALSESRQPITKFGMAHVLQAVIKQWESEARFAAEETVSQYYPSAKLQEMDCQVIETYHPIRRREFPYYLTRLFIDKATQLPVRIEQYDFPSRPDATPPLVEEYTFWDIVPNPGFTEADFDSRNPKYSF; this comes from the coding sequence GTGAACACTTGGAAAAATTTGCGTCGCTCTGCAATTGTTGGTCTATTCGTTCTTGCCGCGACGGCGGTTTGGTTCGGTTGGAGTCATGGAGTCGATCAACTCGATGCCCAAGACAAGTCTCCGATGCTCGTCGTGGATCGCGGTGTGGTTCAGACGGCCGCGACGAAAAGTCCGGTGGAAACGCATCCACTCACGGCTCCCCTCCGACTCGCTAAGCGATCCCGTGTGGCGGTGGAGAACCTCGATGAGTACGCCTGCCGATTTGCCAACCGCGACGAAGTGAAAGGCCGAATCTATCACCATCAGGCAGCCGTCAAATTCCGGGCTCAACCGCACAGTGTGTATATGCGATTCGAAGGCGAACACGTCGGCCGGGAAGTGTTGTACGTGGAAGGGCGACACGACGGCAAACTGCTCGCTCGTGAAAAACGAGGTCTTGCTGCCCTGGTCGGAACCGTGATGCTCAAGCCAGAAAGTTCGCAAGCTCTTTCTGAAAGCCGACAGCCAATTACCAAATTCGGCATGGCCCATGTGCTGCAAGCGGTGATCAAGCAGTGGGAGTCCGAAGCTCGATTCGCCGCCGAGGAAACCGTCTCACAGTATTATCCCAGCGCGAAACTTCAGGAAATGGATTGCCAGGTCATCGAGACCTATCATCCAATCCGCCGCCGTGAATTTCCGTACTACCTGACTCGCTTGTTCATTGATAAAGCGACTCAACTTCCGGTGCGGATCGAGCAGTACGATTTTCCATCCCGTCCGGATGCCACGCCCCCGCTCGTCGAAGAATACACATTCTGGGACATCGTTCCCAACCCCGGTTTCACCGAAGCAGACTTCGACAGTCGTAATCCCAAATACAGTTTCTAG
- a CDS encoding type I restriction endonuclease subunit R, translating to MSLHHENKFEDDVCEHLAANGWLYAEKDAAKYDRGLALFPSDVLAWVQQTDPKAWQTLTKNHGAAAEPTLLKRLRTSLDHSGTLHVLRNGFDVLGLRKPLRMAQFKPALGMNPDIMQRYADNRLRIVRQVRYSTHNENSFDLVLFLNGIPVATAELKTNNTQSINDAVFQYKQSRQPQPPGQAAEPLLLFPSGALVHFAVSSSHVKMTTKLAGHATHFLPFDQGDHGAAGNPVNPNGYATSYLWEQVWQRDSWLDILGRYLVAERNEKKQITKIIFPRYHQLDATRKLQSAVLDEGAGQKYLIQHSAGSGKTNSIAWSAHFLADLHDANDQKVFDTVLVVSDRRVIDGQLQDAIYGFERTAGVVATIKGDQGSKSAELAGALSGDKKVVVCTIQTFPFALQTVRELAATEGKRFAVIADEAHSSQTGEAASKLKQVLSAEEQEELKDGGTISSEDILTAQMASRAADAGITYVAFTATPKAKTLELFGRRPDPTQPAAQGNLPEPFHVYSMRQAIEEGFILDVLKNYTTYKLAFKLANAGKNLDDIQVERSTAMRGLMNWVRLHPYNIAQKVQIVVEHFRETVAPLLGSKAKAMVVTTSRKEAVRWQLAINKYIQEKGYALKTLVAFSGEVDDKESGPEPFKETSTVLNPDLKGRHIAEAFKEDQFQILLVANKFQTGFDQPLLCGMYVDKRLAGIQAVQTLSRLNRCYPGKDDTYILDFVNEPDEILGAFKTYYTTAELSDATDPNIILDLRSKLDALGYYDEHEIERVVKVVLDPKSKQKQLEAAITPVADRLLKKFAAAKEAQAQAKEHKDEKSAQAAQDTMDALMLFRTDIATYVRAYTFLSQIFDYGNTDFEKRAIFYKCLVRLLKFGREREGVDLSEVQLTHHKLSRRGQGNLGLAGDDAPKLNPLTEIGGGAVHEKEKALLTEIISKLNEIYGTDTTDGDQLSHANTLNEKVLESPLLQQQAANNTKEQFANSPDLKNEIVNAIIEAMDVQTELSTKALNSADLQERLKHLMLNHLGLYEKLKTRATGA from the coding sequence ATGAGCCTGCACCACGAAAACAAATTCGAGGACGACGTCTGCGAGCATCTGGCCGCGAATGGGTGGTTATACGCCGAGAAGGATGCGGCGAAGTACGATCGCGGCTTGGCGTTGTTTCCGAGCGACGTCCTCGCGTGGGTCCAACAAACCGACCCGAAGGCGTGGCAGACGCTCACCAAGAACCACGGTGCCGCCGCCGAACCCACGCTGCTCAAACGGCTGCGGACGTCACTCGACCACAGCGGCACACTGCACGTGCTGCGGAACGGCTTCGATGTGCTGGGGCTTCGCAAACCCCTGCGGATGGCCCAGTTCAAACCTGCCCTCGGCATGAACCCCGACATCATGCAACGCTACGCCGACAATCGATTGCGGATCGTCCGGCAGGTGCGGTACTCGACGCACAACGAAAACAGTTTCGATCTGGTGCTATTTCTCAACGGCATTCCCGTCGCCACCGCCGAACTCAAAACGAACAACACGCAAAGCATCAACGATGCCGTTTTTCAGTACAAACAATCCCGGCAACCCCAGCCTCCCGGACAAGCCGCCGAACCGCTGCTGCTGTTCCCCTCGGGAGCCCTGGTGCACTTCGCCGTCAGCAGCAGTCATGTGAAGATGACGACCAAGCTCGCCGGACACGCCACCCACTTCCTGCCCTTCGACCAAGGCGACCACGGTGCCGCCGGCAACCCCGTCAATCCGAACGGCTACGCAACTTCGTACTTGTGGGAACAAGTCTGGCAGCGAGACAGTTGGTTGGACATTCTCGGCCGGTACCTGGTCGCCGAGCGGAACGAGAAAAAGCAGATCACGAAAATTATTTTCCCCCGCTATCACCAACTCGATGCCACCCGCAAACTCCAATCCGCCGTGCTCGACGAAGGAGCCGGTCAGAAATACCTGATCCAACACTCCGCCGGTTCCGGGAAAACGAATTCGATTGCCTGGTCGGCCCACTTCCTCGCCGACCTGCATGATGCGAATGACCAGAAAGTGTTCGATACGGTGCTAGTCGTGTCCGATCGTCGCGTGATCGACGGGCAGCTACAGGATGCCATCTACGGTTTCGAACGCACAGCCGGCGTGGTCGCGACCATCAAAGGTGACCAAGGCAGTAAGAGTGCCGAACTCGCCGGCGCATTGAGTGGCGATAAGAAGGTCGTGGTCTGTACGATCCAAACTTTCCCGTTCGCGCTTCAGACGGTGCGAGAACTCGCCGCCACCGAGGGCAAACGGTTCGCAGTCATCGCGGACGAAGCCCATAGTTCCCAGACCGGCGAAGCGGCCTCGAAGTTGAAACAGGTGCTCTCTGCCGAGGAACAGGAAGAACTCAAAGACGGCGGAACGATCAGCAGCGAAGACATCCTCACCGCACAAATGGCCTCGCGGGCGGCGGATGCGGGCATCACCTACGTTGCCTTCACCGCCACCCCGAAAGCGAAAACGCTCGAACTCTTCGGCCGCCGTCCCGATCCAACCCAACCTGCCGCCCAAGGCAACCTGCCAGAACCGTTCCACGTGTATTCGATGCGGCAGGCGATCGAAGAAGGGTTCATTCTCGATGTCCTGAAGAACTACACAACGTACAAACTCGCCTTCAAACTTGCCAATGCAGGCAAGAATCTCGACGACATCCAAGTCGAACGCAGCACCGCGATGCGTGGACTGATGAATTGGGTGCGGCTGCATCCGTACAACATCGCCCAGAAGGTGCAAATCGTCGTCGAACACTTCCGCGAAACTGTTGCCCCGCTACTCGGCAGCAAAGCGAAAGCCATGGTCGTCACCACCAGCCGCAAAGAAGCGGTCCGCTGGCAACTGGCTATCAACAAATACATTCAAGAAAAGGGATACGCACTCAAAACCCTAGTCGCGTTTTCCGGGGAAGTCGACGACAAAGAATCCGGCCCCGAGCCATTCAAAGAGACGAGCACGGTTCTCAACCCCGATCTCAAAGGCCGCCACATCGCCGAGGCGTTCAAAGAGGACCAATTCCAGATTCTACTCGTCGCAAACAAATTCCAAACCGGGTTTGATCAACCGTTGTTGTGCGGCATGTACGTCGACAAACGGTTGGCAGGAATCCAAGCCGTGCAAACACTTTCCCGGCTCAACCGTTGCTACCCCGGCAAAGACGACACCTACATTCTCGATTTCGTCAACGAGCCCGACGAAATCCTTGGGGCCTTCAAAACCTACTACACAACTGCTGAACTCTCCGACGCGACCGACCCGAACATTATTCTCGACTTGCGTTCCAAGCTGGATGCGTTGGGCTACTACGATGAACACGAAATCGAACGCGTGGTCAAAGTGGTCCTCGATCCCAAGTCGAAACAGAAGCAACTCGAAGCCGCGATCACCCCCGTTGCGGATCGGCTCCTGAAAAAATTCGCGGCCGCCAAGGAAGCCCAGGCCCAAGCTAAAGAACACAAAGACGAGAAGTCCGCGCAGGCCGCCCAGGACACAATGGATGCGTTGATGCTGTTCCGTACGGACATCGCCACCTACGTGAGAGCCTACACGTTCCTTTCGCAGATTTTCGACTACGGCAACACCGATTTCGAGAAGCGAGCGATTTTCTACAAATGCCTGGTGCGACTCCTGAAGTTTGGTCGAGAACGCGAAGGCGTCGATCTTTCCGAAGTCCAACTCACCCATCACAAACTCAGCCGGCGTGGTCAAGGGAATCTTGGTCTCGCGGGCGACGACGCACCGAAGCTCAATCCACTCACGGAAATCGGCGGCGGCGCAGTCCATGAGAAAGAAAAGGCCCTGCTCACCGAGATCATCTCCAAGCTCAATGAGATCTACGGCACCGACACCACCGACGGCGACCAGCTCTCGCACGCCAACACACTCAACGAGAAAGTGCTGGAATCGCCCCTCCTACAACAACAAGCCGCCAACAACACCAAAGAGCAATTCGCCAACTCGCCAGATCTGAAGAACGAAATTGTGAATGCAATTATTGAGGCCATGGATGTTCAAACCGAACTCAGCACCAAAGCCCTCAACTCCGCCGACCTACAAGAACGCCTCAAGCATCTGATGCTCAACCACCTCGGCCTTTACGAAAAACTGAAAACCCGAGCTACCGGGGCGTGA
- a CDS encoding restriction endonuclease subunit S has translation MSFPAYESYKPSGVPWIGDIPTRWRIQKLKSILKDRNEKNDPIKSENILSLTMDRGVIPYAERGGGGNKAKEDLTAYKLAYPNDIVLNSMNVVAGSVGLSEYFGIVSPVYYMLHPRYEQDEVRYFSHIFQATAFQKSLFGLGNGIMVKESETSGKLNTIRMRIPINKLNSVLLPYPNVSEQKAIASFLDVETAKIDGLVAEQRRLIELLKEKRQAVISHAVTKGLNPNAPMKPSGIPWLGVIPENWSVTRIKYLVQLDDGIQMGPFGGMLLDLDGKDTGYKVFGQENTISGDFTRGQRWISQDRYMELSRYAASVGDLVLTRKGSLGNARLIEVLPQPGIIDSDTIRIRVDENKIASHYLSKILHEAPYIVEQITQKKRGAILPGLNTGVIANLIIILPTRYEQDELIHQLNSESQRFDLLQAEAERAIDLLQERRTALISAAVTGKIDVREFETQETA, from the coding sequence ATGAGTTTTCCGGCGTATGAAAGCTACAAACCTTCTGGAGTGCCTTGGATAGGCGACATACCAACCAGGTGGCGTATCCAAAAATTGAAATCCATACTGAAAGACAGAAACGAAAAAAATGATCCGATCAAATCGGAGAACATTTTGTCTTTAACTATGGACCGAGGTGTAATCCCATATGCTGAACGCGGCGGCGGCGGAAATAAGGCCAAAGAGGATCTGACTGCATATAAACTGGCATATCCCAACGACATTGTACTCAACAGCATGAATGTCGTTGCTGGGTCTGTGGGGCTATCAGAATACTTTGGGATTGTTAGCCCGGTTTACTACATGCTTCATCCGAGATACGAGCAAGACGAGGTGAGGTATTTCTCACATATCTTTCAAGCCACGGCATTTCAGAAAAGCTTGTTTGGGCTTGGAAATGGAATTATGGTGAAGGAATCCGAAACGTCGGGAAAGCTAAATACCATCCGGATGCGGATTCCAATCAACAAATTAAATTCAGTACTTCTGCCTTATCCGAATGTCAGCGAGCAGAAGGCAATCGCGTCGTTTTTGGATGTGGAGACGGCGAAGATTGATGGTTTGGTGGCGGAGCAGCGGCGGTTGATTGAGTTGCTGAAGGAAAAGCGGCAGGCGGTCATCAGTCACGCGGTCACCAAAGGCCTCAACCCTAACGCCCCCATGAAACCCTCCGGCATCCCCTGGCTCGGCGTTATTCCTGAAAACTGGAGTGTTACGCGTATCAAATACTTGGTGCAATTAGATGACGGAATTCAGATGGGACCGTTTGGCGGTATGCTATTGGATCTCGACGGAAAAGACACCGGATACAAAGTGTTTGGTCAAGAAAACACAATCTCCGGCGATTTTACGCGTGGTCAACGATGGATTTCACAAGATCGCTATATGGAGCTTTCACGTTACGCCGCTAGTGTTGGTGACCTAGTACTCACTAGAAAGGGCAGTCTAGGTAATGCACGACTGATCGAAGTTCTTCCGCAACCAGGTATCATCGACTCAGATACGATTCGTATCCGTGTCGACGAAAACAAGATTGCCTCACATTATCTGTCAAAGATACTTCATGAAGCGCCGTACATTGTCGAGCAAATAACACAGAAAAAACGGGGTGCAATCCTTCCAGGTTTGAATACGGGAGTCATCGCCAATCTCATCATTATTCTACCGACCCGTTATGAGCAGGATGAACTAATTCATCAACTCAATTCAGAATCGCAGCGATTTGACCTGCTTCAAGCAGAAGCCGAACGTGCGATCGATCTTCTCCAAGAACGACGGACGGCTTTGATTTCCGCGGCGGTGACGGGCAAAATCGATGTTCGAGAGTTTGAGACTCAGGAGACGGCATGA
- a CDS encoding DUF3037 domain-containing protein, which yields MKPQRGYYSLIQFVPDASRLEAVNMGVVLFCPDSGYLRARTSGSNKRAEKLVGRGNLEKEALNAAKDAIEKRLEVDRESFRDIEDLEQYIDTRANWLKLTKARPVKVFHPETELDKLFVELVGGRPSRQAKADSRELFPDLHDVFQRLELEGRAQLDVKVTVPVLQRSLNVPYAYQNGVWNLVKPQRFSSKESASIKTAMGLAMEGDLVKRHGTKPQNDARIIVVLSFDEPENTALVSKVDSLFNEYHVETVAKNRIPDFVAKVEREAH from the coding sequence ATGAAACCTCAGCGTGGGTATTACAGTCTCATTCAATTTGTGCCTGACGCTTCCCGCCTGGAAGCCGTCAATATGGGCGTTGTGCTGTTCTGTCCCGATTCTGGATACTTGCGTGCGAGGACATCAGGCAGTAACAAGCGGGCCGAAAAGTTGGTCGGCCGTGGCAACCTTGAGAAGGAAGCGCTTAACGCAGCCAAGGATGCGATCGAGAAACGACTTGAAGTGGACCGAGAATCGTTTCGGGACATCGAAGACCTTGAGCAATACATTGACACCCGAGCAAATTGGCTGAAGTTAACCAAAGCCAGACCGGTAAAGGTGTTTCACCCTGAAACGGAACTCGACAAACTCTTTGTGGAGCTCGTCGGTGGGCGGCCAAGTCGACAAGCAAAAGCCGATAGCAGGGAATTGTTTCCTGATCTTCACGACGTATTTCAACGATTAGAATTGGAAGGTCGTGCTCAGCTTGACGTCAAAGTTACGGTGCCCGTTCTACAAAGGTCTCTGAACGTACCCTACGCCTATCAAAACGGCGTATGGAACCTGGTAAAGCCACAACGATTTTCAAGCAAAGAGAGCGCATCTATCAAGACGGCGATGGGACTCGCCATGGAAGGCGATCTCGTTAAACGACATGGAACCAAACCGCAGAATGATGCCCGTATTATCGTTGTATTGTCATTCGACGAACCGGAGAATACAGCACTCGTCTCAAAGGTTGATTCGTTGTTCAACGAATATCACGTGGAGACAGTGGCAAAAAACAGAATTCCAGACTTCGTCGCCAAGGTGGAGAGAGAAGCTCACTAG